In Amphiura filiformis chromosome 2, Afil_fr2py, whole genome shotgun sequence, one DNA window encodes the following:
- the LOC140146144 gene encoding uncharacterized protein isoform X2: MYELVIAQNFSSFLSIFLALFWFSVISIQFGLIGGFTAQVHEKAHEIVNYIHDIGVFGFKEHEEVTQMNMFMSKLNGPPIALTLWGIVPLTKEFLLTVVGVYITYFALVAQTF; encoded by the exons ATGTACGAACTTGTTATAGCTCAAAATTTCAGCAGTTTTCTTTCGATATTTCTTGCCCTTTTTTGGTTTTCTGTGATATCAATACAATTTGGATTAATTGGAGGGTTTACGGCTCAGGTTCACGAAAAG GCACACGAGATCGTTAACTATATCCATGACATCGGTGTATTTGGGTTTAAAGAACATGAAGAAGTCACCCAG ATGAATATGTTCATGTCCAAATTGAATGGTCCTCCTATTGCATTAACCCTATGGGGCATTGTACCTCTCACCAAGGAATTCCTTTTGACG GTTGTTGGAGTTTATATTACTTACTTCGCTTTGGTGGCTCAGACCTTTTAG
- the LOC140146144 gene encoding uncharacterized protein isoform X1, whose product MMCFQTYQLVVAQNFSSFLSIFLAVFWLSMVSIKFGLIGLLTTEVHEKAHEIVNYIHDIGVFGFKEHEEVTQMNMFMSKLNGPPIALTLWGIVPLTKEFLLTVVGVYITYFALVAQTF is encoded by the exons ATGATGTGCTTTCAAACGTACCAACTTGTTGTGGCTCAAAATTTCAGCAGTTTTCTTTCGATATTTCTTGCCGTGTTTTGGCTTTCTATGGTGTCAATCAAATTTGGATTGATTGGATTGCTTACGACTGAAGTTCACGAAAAG GCACACGAGATCGTTAACTATATCCATGACATCGGTGTATTTGGGTTTAAAGAACATGAAGAAGTCACCCAG ATGAATATGTTCATGTCCAAATTGAATGGTCCTCCTATTGCATTAACCCTATGGGGCATTGTACCTCTCACCAAGGAATTCCTTTTGACG GTTGTTGGAGTTTATATTACTTACTTCGCTTTGGTGGCTCAGACCTTTTAG